From Pleurocapsa sp. PCC 7319:
TCCAATCACTGGTGATCAAATATCCTTCAACCCAGAGGGTACTACCCAAAGTAAACATTCCCCCAACGCTAATTCTGCGTTCTGATATCTCCGTCTTAATTGGTTTTCCTTGCTCAAAAGTTGCTGCAATTGGTCCCAAATCTGGTCGGGCTAGGCGATCAACCAGAACTTTATCCGGCAGTTTAATTTTTTCTAGCTGTTGGTTGACTTCGGGTAAGTCTAAGACAGGATGTGCGGGATCGAAAGCCAAAATCGCTACGCTGGTTACTTTTTTTTCCCAAGGATTAATCCAGCCAGCATTAGAATAATAAAAAGGATTAGCCGCAGCAATTCCATCTACAGCAGCAGCTTGATACAGATGACGATGGGAAAAATTTTGACCATCAATGAGGGTTTTAGCCCTAGCACTCACTAATAATAAATCTCCATTTAAATGTTCGTGAATGCGAGTAATACCGCCAAATAGACTGGTATGAAACCCAAGCTGCATAAAAATTAAAATATCGGCAAAGGCAATTCCTGACAAGGCAACAATCATGCGAACTTTTTGATGGCTGAGTTGCGCCCAACCCAAAGGGGGTTCTTTGGTGAATCTTTTTAGTAGAGTTTTAATAGTCATTGGTTAGCGGATAGTAGTTAATGGTTAGTACGGACTAAAAAACTTAGTGATTAAAAACCAATTAAAATACATCGGCTGGATCGGCAGATTGGAGTTTCTGCATAGCGATCGCTGCTGAAATCAAGCACATTAAAACAGTAATAACAAATACTTGTGAAACAACACCAAATCGCATGGGCAAAGGGATTCTAGTTAAATATCCCAGTAGAGCATATATACCAGCCGAACCGATAAATCCAGGAATAAAGCCTAATACGCCGAGGATAATTCCTTCCTGAAAAACAACCATTAGCAGGTTTTTATCTGAGTAGCCCATCGCTTTGAGAGTGGCATATTCTGCCAGATGATCGTTAACATCGGCATGTAATACTTCATATACAATCACCACCCCAGTAAAAAATCCCATCGCAACGCCAAAGTTGAAAAGTATGCCACCAGGTACTTCAGCCCAATAGTCTTCCTCAGATTTGATAAATTCTTGATGGGTCATTACTTCCACATCCTGGGGTAAATATGCCTGGACTTTACTCTTTACCGTTGCTAAATCTACACTAGGTTGAAGAGTAAGGATGCCAACGCTCAGATTATCGATGCTATCCGCACCAAATAAACGCAGGTAATTCCAATCGCTGGTGACAATGTGTCCGTCGATAAAAATCGTGCTGCCCATAGTAAAAATGCCGCCAACACTAACTCTATGTTCCGATATTTCAGTAGTAACGGTTTTTCCCTGATTAACTGATTCGGGTACAGAACCCAATTTGGGAAGAGATAGACTATCAAATAAGATTGTATTGGGCAGTTTGATTTGTTCTAGCTGTTCGTCTATTTCTGGCAAATCGATTACTGGACGAACGGGGTCGAAAGCAATTACGCCGATACTGCTTATTTTCTGGTTCCAAGGATTAATCCAGTTGCCAAAAGAAAAGTATAATGGGTCAGCAGATGTCACTCCATCTATCGCTTCGGCTTGATATAAATGACGGCGATCAAAGGTTTGACCATCACCAAGATATTCGGTGCGGTTACTGACTAGAAATAAGTCTCCACGAAGTTGCTTGTGAAGATTGGTCGCGCCACCAAACATACTCATCCTAAACCCCTGCATGGTGAAAATCATAATATCGGCAGAAGCAATAGCTATGAGAGCTACCAACAGGCGAACTTTTTGATGGCGTAGTTGTACCCAACCTAAAGGAGGTTCTTTATTGAATTTTTTTAGTAGAGTTTTAATAGTCATTGGTTATTGACCACTATCCAAATCAATCTTTACTCTGATTTGTAAATTAGTTAATCCTGCAACTTTATCGCTATCTTCAGGGTCTAGACGCACTTTAACTTCAACCACACGAGCATCTTTATCCGCAGCAGGATCGGATTCCAGTACGTCTTGTTTTTTGATTTGTAAGCCGATATGGTCTATTATTCCTTGTAATTTTCCTTCAAAGCCACCGTGTTCGCTGATTACAGTTGCCCTCTGTCCTACTCTTACTTTGCCAACATCGGTTTCATAAACTTCCGCGATCGCATACATTTGGTTTGTTCTGCCCAGTTCGACAATACCTTGACTGGTATCAACCTGTTCCCCAACTAGGGTGTTGATCTTGAGAATTTGACCGTCTATCGGTACGCGCACATAGTAGTCTTCTAGTTCGGATTCGATCCGTTGTACTTGAGCGATCGCGTAATCGACTTCGGCTTGAGCTTCCGCTAAATCTACAGGGCGAACTTCTC
This genomic window contains:
- the devC gene encoding ABC transporter permease DevC — translated: MTIKTLLKRFTKEPPLGWAQLSHQKVRMIVALSGIAFADILIFMQLGFHTSLFGGITRIHEHLNGDLLLVSARAKTLIDGQNFSHRHLYQAAAVDGIAAANPFYYSNAGWINPWEKKVTSVAILAFDPAHPVLDLPEVNQQLEKIKLPDKVLVDRLARPDLGPIAATFEQGKPIKTEISERRISVGGMFTLGSTLWVEGYLITSDWNYLRLYGKDSIDNVTVGVLKVDTGAEVETVKQKVRATLPSDVAVMTHQEFITAEKDFWAENHPAGTIFNFGVAMGFVVGVVIVYQVLFADVNDHLAEYATLKAMGYPDKSLLAVVFQEAIILAVLGFIPGFGVSIGMYGLLETLTKMPLAMQSDVALRVFFLTVTMCLASGAIAIRKLQSADPAEVF
- the devC gene encoding ABC transporter permease DevC, with protein sequence MTIKTLLKKFNKEPPLGWVQLRHQKVRLLVALIAIASADIMIFTMQGFRMSMFGGATNLHKQLRGDLFLVSNRTEYLGDGQTFDRRHLYQAEAIDGVTSADPLYFSFGNWINPWNQKISSIGVIAFDPVRPVIDLPEIDEQLEQIKLPNTILFDSLSLPKLGSVPESVNQGKTVTTEISEHRVSVGGIFTMGSTIFIDGHIVTSDWNYLRLFGADSIDNLSVGILTLQPSVDLATVKSKVQAYLPQDVEVMTHQEFIKSEEDYWAEVPGGILFNFGVAMGFFTGVVIVYEVLHADVNDHLAEYATLKAMGYSDKNLLMVVFQEGIILGVLGFIPGFIGSAGIYALLGYLTRIPLPMRFGVVSQVFVITVLMCLISAAIAMQKLQSADPADVF